The DNA sequence tgtaaggaatgccacctgatctccacctaaccagcctcacctgacactcatcaccacgcccccctgtatctctatttaaacgcccacattccacttcctagtcgcgaagtattgccgactcatgccgcataccaagcctttctattacctgtctgctttcctgtgttccgaccctcgcttacgtccccgaccttgtctcctgcctagtccctctgtacctcctgacttctgctcccccggtatgaccctggaccgtcctgaccacgccaagacaacgcagttgttactagtgctcgtgatacacctgcctgtgcttgtaccaacgtttcatttcaataaaagcggtgttcttccgcatttggatccctctctgcctgttcaatacgtgaCAGCGTATTGCTGCCAAGAATGTTAAAACAATTTAGTCAGCATGTCGTTATTACAAGATCCTTATGTCATTAAAACGAGAAAACTATCTCATTTTTAGGAGATCTTATGTCGTTAAAACTACGTAACTACACCGCGGTAAAGgtggtttcacgttcgcatattcggaattctttttTCAATAGCAAAGACCGTATCAGCAAAAgtaccaaaatatgcaaattcttatttctggcaaccaaAACAAACTTGCAGTAATGTACGTATTTTAAATAGTCATGTTATTTTGAATGTACTAAAGTCACCGCAACTTTAGAAAGACTGGACTGAAACATTTAGAATCTCAGATGTATCGGACacaacattttaaaacaaatcACCTGTGGAAAGACATCATTTGGTTCTAGCAAAATAACAAACTTGTAGGATTACCCTATTTAAGAGATAAGATGCATTTCATTTAGCTATTTTCATAGTTGTAAACTGTTTTGATATCACAGCTTTAAAAGTTCTCTTGTAAAGTGTTTGAAAACTTGACATGCTTGGGCGTGATGTCAGGGTTCAGGGGGTCACTGCCTGTATTGTGGGTAAGAGGGTCACAAACGCGCCAAATGCCCTGACCTGAAGGGAAAAGGGCAGGTCCGCCGGTAGTCAAGTCAAgtgaaatttatttatatagcgctttttaaaacacatgttgtcacaaagcagctttacaatcgtatgggtccagatccctaatgagcaagccaaaggcgacagtggcaaggaaaaactccctatgatggtggagatTAGGAAGGGAAGAAATCTCGGgagaccaagactcaaaagagaacccattctccattgggcgacccgttagcacaagtccgtatttgtggtcaaaaggtggttctacagttatagttaaggttcttgttccctggTCAAGTAGTCACGGTCCCTTTGGTGCATCAGCAtgtcctcttgcggcaatggcacatccatccccggcatcagtacatcgaccggcaagccagaccatctcccaggagCTTGAAGGTGCTTGCAtacaatcgtcttgggtagaagcatgcacaaagatagacaatacagacagagtatgtggacatcaattcaaaccaccattgatttaaacgtacatagctcacatgccagctcatgtggctccggcaggctaatctatagcagcataactaaaaggagggtttcagaggtgaccacagtcatgaggtctcactgagacattgctttcaagtcaagtcattgtcacaagtaGAGTAATGCCATGACACTGCTGGATCACAGcttcaacatctcagattactaGAAATAGGAGGGAGGTAGGAGGGAGACCTCCGGCAGGTCATTCCGGTTCTCCCCATTTGTGCGGTCTAACACTCCATGTCACTCTGTCATGGCGTGGAGCAGACGAACACAAGTTGCTCACGTTCGTTGATGGGTGCGACAGGAAATTTCACTGATGCTGCCTTAGTGAAAGAACTTCAGATTCCCCTGGTGCAATCGAGGACACCCCTCACTGTGGCAGCAGTTGATGGACAGTCTCGTTTCAGGGGAGGTCGCTAACCAGACTATCCCGCTGGACATGAAAATAGGGGGGCATGCTGAACGTATTACCCTGCGCGATTGATATTTGGTCTCCCCTGGCTACAGCGTCACAACCCAGAGGTCGACTGGCATAACCTGTCAGTCAGGTAGTGGGGACCGGTTTGTCATGACTCCTGCCTTTACACTAAAAGTGCCTGCAGCAACAAAAGACCACCCAAGCCCCTTGACCTCAGTCAAGTCCCTGCTGAATACCATGACCTCAGAGACCTGCTGCCTGGAACCAGTCCTCCCCGTGGTCGGTTATTGTCTCTCACAGTACCTGAGCAAAAAGCTATAGAGGCCTACATTCAGGAGTCCCTGGCCGCAGGGCTCATTTGGCCTTCCACCTCCCCTGAGGCCTGAGGTCTTGTATAGATTATAGGGGCCTTAATAAAATTACTATTAAGGATAGTCATCCTTTGCCTTTAATGTCTACTGCCTTCAAGGCTTTGCAGCAGGCTACCATCTTCGCCAAGCTAGACTTGCGTAGCGCCTATAACCTGGTACAAGTTGAGGAAGGCGACGAATGAAGAACGGCCTTTATTACATCATCAGGGCATTATGAGTATCTTGCGAGGCGCCTATAACCTGGTATGAGTTCTGGAAAACCACCTTTATTACACCATCACGACATAATGAGTAactgatggaggtgtctgagatgaagatgttgagattctcatttggagtgacgaggaaggataggatcagaaatgagtttattagaggatgaGCACATTTAGCATGtcttggagataaagttagagaagcgagattgagatggtttggacatgtacagaggaaggaggagaggtatatAGGCAGGAGAGTCTTGAGGGTGAAACTTCCAGGCGGAAGTTTGGGAGCCGCAAGTAGATCAGGTGGCTCCTAGCACCGTGTTACCGCCCGCCAACATCATAGCTCCTATCCTGTGGGATGTGGAGGCGGCGGTTAAGCGGGCCCTGGCTACCGAACCTGACCCAGGAGGTGTACCACCTGGATGGCTGTATGTCCTCTCCAACAAGCGCAAAGATGTCATGCAGTGGGGCCACACATCTCCGTTCACTGCTCACCCAGGGGCACAGCGAACTATCAAGTTCATTTGTAGACGCTTCTGGTGGCCCGGTATGGATCAGGCTATAGGGGACTATGTGGCCGCTTGCGCAATATGCTCCAATAATACGACCTTTCGGTCCAAACCCTTGGACCTTTTGCTCTCGCTCGCCATGCCCTCGCGTCCTTGGACCCACGTCTCCATGGATTTTATGACTGGAACACCACCATCCTTGTGATCATTGACCGGTTCTCCAAGGTGGCTAAGTTTGTGGCATTGGCCAAACTACCTTCGGTCCGTGAGACAGCCCAACTGTTTTTGGAGCACGTGGTGCACGCTCATGGCTTCGCAGTCAATGTGGTCTCCGATAGGGGGCCTCAGTTTGCTAGCCGTTTCTGGGTGGCCGTCCTCATTCTCTCTTCGGGGTACACCTTCAATCTAACGGCCAGATGGAAAGGGTCAATCAAGACCTAGAGCAGACCCTTCGTTGCCTGGCCACTGCTAACCCTGCCTCCTGGGCGGACCGTCTTGTATGGGCAGAATATGCCCATAACTCCCTGTGCCACTCATCCCTGGAAATGTCCCCGTTTGAATGCCTTAACGGGTTGCTGAACAGGAGGAACAGGCTGCAGTGCCTGGGGCCTGGGCCCTTGTCAGGCGATGTCGTTTGGCCTGGAAGAATGCTCGTAGGGCCCTGTTGTCTGCCTTGACTGACCCAACATCGCTACGATGACAGGCACAGTCTCTCTGCTCCCTTGTTTTGCCTGGGTCAGTGGGTTTGGTTGTCTACCAAGGACCTGCCTGTTCGCGGTGGCACTAGGAAGCTGGCGCTATGCTATTTGAGCCCATTTAACGTTATGCAGCGGCAGAACCCGGTGTTTTACTACCTGGcacttcctccctctcttcgaGTCCACCCGGTTTTCCACGTGTCGCAGCTCCGGCCTGTCCTATGTGGATTACCCCAGGCTCCCATGGTGCCTCCTCCCCTCATGATCAACGAGGGTCCGGCTTATACTGTCCGCCGTCTCCTTGACGGTCGTCAGTCCGGGTTCGGGATCAGTATATTGTGGACAAGGAGGGGTACGGTCCCGAGGAGCGATCCTGGGTCCCGGTCTTGCACATCCTGTGCCCTGACTTTATCCGGGACTTCTGTCGCGACAGGGCTATTGCCCTGATCCCacggggtctcgggcctagaggggggggctctgtcacggcTGACCCCGAAGTCGCTTCTCCTGACGCCACAGGAGGAGACTCGCGAACCAGCACTGGCTTACGAGCCAGCTCTCACTTGCGGAATAGCGCTTGTTCGTAAACCAGCATTTGCTCGGGTACGCGCTCTAaaacacgcaatcagcaatgatgagCTGCAGTTGTCCTCCTTCCCATTTTAGGATGACTGCTGCAGAGTCTCAGTGCTGAGTTGTTGTGTGGCCATTTTCTGAGTTTGCTCACCTCTTCGCCACTTCTGGCCATTCTCATTTGGAGAAAATGGGGTATCCGAACACAAATCCCAGGCTCTCTGGTACTGCCCATTGTTTAAAAGAACTATATGGTCAGTGACTGGGGATCTTCGATTGTGTAGCTAGTACCAGAACCATCTGACCCAGAATATGTACATAAGTAATATATATGTATCTAGACACCTAGCTGTCTTCATAAACACTACATATTTATGAAAACAGCTAGGTGTCTATATACTTTTTTAAGTTTATAATCATACAAATACTTTTTTTCCAGAGTGTGGGCAAAAGACAGTGGAGAGTGAAAGGAAACCTAAAGGAGGTCAGTGGGTAGGTATTTGTCATGAATGTTATTTGCTGAATGTCATCATCTGAAAACCTAAAATAACCAAGATGTTTTTTATTAAACCTTTTTTGTTTTGCTAGTTACTAGAGGTGttttcaactaaggattttcatagtcgaatctgatttgtcagattttccctttagttgaCTAATAGTCTAatcggggtttttttttatcttgagCACCTTCAACGGGAtcctgttctcattcaggacttttttccacttcaaagtaaaaacctaaaacactcagataaattaataaacatggtaggttggctttattcagcttttatttatttatttatttacttatttattttttaatgaaacgttagagaacattaacaaaaaagtcACCATCAGtgcgcagtgcgcatatcgaattgtcagacaggcactgtgcaaaatgtcaaaaatatttttaataaaatatgcctgcctgaaaatatttaaagaattgcacacaacagcaaaaaaatgataagtaaaggttcaagtaacggggtttaaaaaaacaaaaaatgtttataggcacCGCGACGAGACAACACGACTGAaatgacaaacggctgaactgttttttttttttttgccttacacgttttaaatggtatgccatgttggttgttgtcgtgtgaaatgaaagacgttgatgacataacttgcactttactccTACACTTTTTAAGTTTTTgaagccattataatctcggcagatgctgactatcctttagcgtgttcagctccgctcattcggattgtgcaactgcagggtgtgatttattaatgtgtagtaaggaagatgcctaatgttaatgtgcacacatcattttaaaatatttattaacagaaattaggatgattttatttgacaaaaggctatatataatgaaaacaaagacttcatgtaacaactaatgcttaacagcatccttgggcacccccatgcagttagaatggtacattcaacaatgacgttcatagtcgactaggggtatagtcgactatagtagaatcagcgactattgcaggtcacccctactagTTACATAAAACAGGTATTCTGTGCATCTGATGATGTGATCTCCTTATTAGATCAACCAATTTGGTTTCTTCTTAAACATTGTGAAACATTTGTATCTGTTATGTCACCGTAAACACACGGTGTTGTAGAATTAGTAGTTTTCCAAAGATTACAATATGGTAAACTGAAATGTTTGACCATGAATTAATTATGAATTATTATGAATTAATTGTTCTTCATGGGTATGAATATATGCTTACATGCTACAAAGATGTGAATTCCTTTTGCATTGTTTTTTAGTGTTAAGTGAGTGTTAACAAAGAGCTTTTACAATGCATATCTTCATGCATTTTGTGCATGTCCTTGTTTTTTCCTACAATTTTTTCTTTCTTGCTATTTGGTCTTGCAGCACTGGAGTCCTATGTTAGCAGGAATaaaagaggaagagatggagataTCCATTATGGGCAGAGCAAAGGGTAAATTGGATGGTAAGATCAGACTTAGGAATGTTGGCTACTTTTCACTAGCATGTGAGCAAAGGCCAAGAGCTCATTTAGAGTAATTACTTATCTCTTTATTCATCATTGATTTGGTCCTTTATTTGTTGAATGATTGGCTTACATAACGTATATAAATTTATGCTTTCATATATGTTTATGTAATTCAAAAGGGTGTCTTCAAAAGCTATTGAACCCTAGATTTTGAAATTATATTGCATAGATTTTGATGAgtcatatttattttaaataaatttacttttatttagtatttgttttattttttatttaaccttACCGTTATTCTTAAAAGAAATCTGATAGTAAAAGAAAACCCAGCAATTCCATCAAACTAGCACAGAAGTCACATTACATTGTTAGCGGTGGTTGGTTATTGAAAATGTACGTAACAAGTGACTTTTGTATGTGCTTCTTTCTTGCCAGCAGCATCCAAAGATGTATTTCATACTATTCATCATACAGATTTAAACCGCCAAATTTCAGACCTCAAGACTGAACTTGAGAGCATTGCAGAACATGGGTCCCAAAACACAGAAGCTAAGTGCAACAAAGGCTTCACCCTAGACTGTGAATATGAGACTCAGGACTGTCTGGCTCTTGATGGGGATCTCGAGAAAGAGCATCAGAGCCTTCAACATATCCAACTCTCTCCAACAAAAACAGAGGGGGAcatagaggaggaggaggagaaggaggcccAGCGGGGCAATGATGGAAGAACTAAAAAGCATGAACGGTGTGATTTTTCACATGTAGTGACATCTGGCTTACTTGACCACACAGCTTTGTTTAATAACCCAGAATCTACCAGCTTAGATTGCAGTGTACTTGTAACACTGGAAGAAAATGCTGACATGTCCACAACGGCCACAAAAGTTAAACCTTCAAATACGTCTGAGACAACTTTGGGTCATTCCAGCATAAAGAAAAAGGAAGGACCTAGATTTATTTGCAAAATCTGCGGAAAAAGTCTTAAGTCAAAATATTCGCTTACTGTTCATTACACACTGCATACTGGAGAGAGGCCATATGCATGCACTCAGTGTGGAAAGAGATTTGTTCACAAAACTAACCTGCAGATCCATCAGAATATCCACACAGGTGCAAAACCATATGTCTGCACTCTGTGTCCAAAGTCATTTAGTGATCCAAGCACTTTCAGAAAGCATAAAAGGATGCACAGCAGAGAATTACAACAAAGTAGCCACAGTCcaaaatgtacatttatttgtaatatCTGTGGGAAAAGCCTTTCAACAAAACAAGGATTAACATACCACCTCAAAATGCATAATGGTGGAAGGCCCTTTACATGTACTTGGTGTGGAAAAAGTTTTGTTCAAAAACATTCCTTAAAAATTCACCAGAACATCCACACTGGTGCAAAACCCTATGCATGCACAATGTGCTCAAAGTCGTTTGCTGACCCTAGCAATCTTAAAAAACATAAACAACTGCACATGTAATAGGTATAAAAAAATAGTTGAAATTACTTGAAGGAGTGGACAGAAACATTTGGAATCTCAGATCTCAGAATGTATCTGACTCAACAGTTTAAAACAAATCACCTGTGGAAAGACATCAATTGGTTCTAGCCAAGATGACAGACTTGTAGGATTACCCTATTTAAGAGATAATATGTATTTCATTTACCTATGTTCATAGTTTTAAACTGTTTTGATATTACAACTTTATAGTTCTCTAGTAAAGTGTTTGAAAACCTGACATGTGCTTGGGCATGAAGTAGCCAACAACAGGCTACAGTTTAGATTTGACATATAGCATTTGAAGACCAAAGATTCTCAAACCGGTCCTCCCTCAGCTGGACcaggtttttatttgttttatttttgctcaGTATTTGCGCCTTTTGATAAAGTTCTGCGGAGCTCTGTAGTTCGAAGGGTTTTTTTTGTCaataaattataaaatgaaAGTTGAATATAAACAATTACATTGTGGTCTGTTTGATAATTATCACAATTATTTAGATAATTAGATGTCACGTCCACAAACAGTCACCACCAATCATCACGTCCACATCGATCAGCCTCACCTCAATATAGGGTAAGTGTACCCATTAAGCCCACCAATATCTAAGTTTTGCAAATTAGTCTAGATATTGACATAATTTGTACGTGACATAATTTGTTAAAGGGCAAGATTTAACTCTCATTTGAATATTTATTCATTAGTTGATGTACATTTCAAAATACATAATAAAGAAATTTTAAGAAAAATGTCAAAAG is a window from the Brachyhypopomus gauderio isolate BG-103 chromosome 13, BGAUD_0.2, whole genome shotgun sequence genome containing:
- the LOC143474128 gene encoding uncharacterized protein LOC143474128 isoform X4 codes for the protein MEVQLTAVLEVLMKTAVADICALTDNWFRSLHMEIMRSKKENEELRQKLYNGQQFMPEAVSKNECTKSGEPGGETRNSAESRKMARNLTAESTAARRRHWKLGSILGVKGEIMDRSASERVEQRLDAASSDIIYGPACMEPEARCPLYDLKPEPEKAQHDLQTSVVECSTDVHGYCEDEGEEPLLTECGQKTVESERKPKGGQWHWSPMLAGIKEEEMEISIMGRAKGKLDAASKDVFHTIHHTDLNRQISDLKTELESIAEHGSQNTEAKCNKGFTLDCEYETQDCLALDGDLEKEHQSLQHIQLSPTKTEGDIEEEEEKEAQRGNDGRTKKHERCDFSHVVTSGLLDHTALFNNPESTSLDCSVLVTLEENADMSTTATKVKPSNTSETTLGHSSIKKKEGPRFICKICGKSLKSKYSLTVHYTLHTGERPYACTQCGKRFVHKTNLQIHQNIHTGAKPYVCTLCPKSFSDPSTFRKHKRMHSRELQQSSHSPKCTFICNICGKSLSTKQGLTYHLKMHNGGRPFTCTWCGKSFVQKHSLKIHQNIHTGAKPYACTMCSKSFADPSNLKKHKQLHM
- the LOC143474128 gene encoding uncharacterized protein LOC143474128 isoform X3; translated protein: MVDSHFQVQLTAVLEVLMKTAVADICALTDNWFRSLHMEIMRSKKENEELRQKLYNGQQFMPEAVSKNECTKSGEPGGETRNSAESRKMARNLTAESTAARRRHWKLGSILGVKGEIMDRSASERVEQRLDASSDIIYGPACMEPEARCPLYDLKPEPEKAQHDLQTSVVECSTDVHGYCEDEGEEPLLTECGQKTVESERKPKGGQWHWSPMLAGIKEEEMEISIMGRAKGKLDAASKDVFHTIHHTDLNRQISDLKTELESIAEHGSQNTEAKCNKGFTLDCEYETQDCLALDGDLEKEHQSLQHIQLSPTKTEGDIEEEEEKEAQRGNDGRTKKHERCDFSHVVTSGLLDHTALFNNPESTSLDCSVLVTLEENADMSTTATKVKPSNTSETTLGHSSIKKKEGPRFICKICGKSLKSKYSLTVHYTLHTGERPYACTQCGKRFVHKTNLQIHQNIHTGAKPYVCTLCPKSFSDPSTFRKHKRMHSRELQQSSHSPKCTFICNICGKSLSTKQGLTYHLKMHNGGRPFTCTWCGKSFVQKHSLKIHQNIHTGAKPYACTMCSKSFADPSNLKKHKQLHM
- the LOC143474128 gene encoding uncharacterized protein LOC143474128 isoform X1, with the protein product MVDSHFQVQLTAVLEVLMKTAVADICALTDNWFRSLHMEIMRSKKENEELRQKLYNGQQFMPEAVSKNECTKSGEPGGETRNSAESRKMARNLTAESTAARRRHWKLGSILGVKGEIMDRSASERVEQRLDAASSDIIYGPACMEPEARCPLYDLKPEPEKAQHDLQTSVVECSTDVHGYCEDEGEEPLLTECGQKTVESERKPKGGQWHWSPMLAGIKEEEMEISIMGRAKGKLDAASKDVFHTIHHTDLNRQISDLKTELESIAEHGSQNTEAKCNKGFTLDCEYETQDCLALDGDLEKEHQSLQHIQLSPTKTEGDIEEEEEKEAQRGNDGRTKKHERCDFSHVVTSGLLDHTALFNNPESTSLDCSVLVTLEENADMSTTATKVKPSNTSETTLGHSSIKKKEGPRFICKICGKSLKSKYSLTVHYTLHTGERPYACTQCGKRFVHKTNLQIHQNIHTGAKPYVCTLCPKSFSDPSTFRKHKRMHSRELQQSSHSPKCTFICNICGKSLSTKQGLTYHLKMHNGGRPFTCTWCGKSFVQKHSLKIHQNIHTGAKPYACTMCSKSFADPSNLKKHKQLHM
- the LOC143474128 gene encoding uncharacterized protein LOC143474128 isoform X5; the protein is MARNLTAESTAARRRHWKLGSILGVKGEIMDRSASERVEQRLDAASSDIIYGPACMEPEARCPLYDLKPEPEKAQHDLQTSVVECSTDVHGYCEDEGEEPLLTECGQKTVESERKPKGGQWHWSPMLAGIKEEEMEISIMGRAKGKLDAASKDVFHTIHHTDLNRQISDLKTELESIAEHGSQNTEAKCNKGFTLDCEYETQDCLALDGDLEKEHQSLQHIQLSPTKTEGDIEEEEEKEAQRGNDGRTKKHERCDFSHVVTSGLLDHTALFNNPESTSLDCSVLVTLEENADMSTTATKVKPSNTSETTLGHSSIKKKEGPRFICKICGKSLKSKYSLTVHYTLHTGERPYACTQCGKRFVHKTNLQIHQNIHTGAKPYVCTLCPKSFSDPSTFRKHKRMHSRELQQSSHSPKCTFICNICGKSLSTKQGLTYHLKMHNGGRPFTCTWCGKSFVQKHSLKIHQNIHTGAKPYACTMCSKSFADPSNLKKHKQLHM
- the LOC143474128 gene encoding uncharacterized protein LOC143474128 isoform X2 yields the protein MVDSHFQVQLTAVLEVLMKTAVADICALTDNWFRSLHMEIMRSKKENEELRQKLYNGQQFMPEAVSKNECTKSGEPGGETRNSAESRKMARNLTAESTAARRRHWKLGSILGVKGEIMDRSASERVEQRLDAASSDIIYGPACMEPEARCPLYDLKPEPEKAQHDLQTSVVECSTDVHGYCEDEGEEPLLTECGQKTVESERKPKGGQWHWSPMLAGIKEEEMEISIMGRAKGKLDASKDVFHTIHHTDLNRQISDLKTELESIAEHGSQNTEAKCNKGFTLDCEYETQDCLALDGDLEKEHQSLQHIQLSPTKTEGDIEEEEEKEAQRGNDGRTKKHERCDFSHVVTSGLLDHTALFNNPESTSLDCSVLVTLEENADMSTTATKVKPSNTSETTLGHSSIKKKEGPRFICKICGKSLKSKYSLTVHYTLHTGERPYACTQCGKRFVHKTNLQIHQNIHTGAKPYVCTLCPKSFSDPSTFRKHKRMHSRELQQSSHSPKCTFICNICGKSLSTKQGLTYHLKMHNGGRPFTCTWCGKSFVQKHSLKIHQNIHTGAKPYACTMCSKSFADPSNLKKHKQLHM